From Pirellulales bacterium, one genomic window encodes:
- a CDS encoding ABC transporter ATP-binding protein, with product MTAEAIIRTERLGKTYPDGNVTAVAEVSLRIAQGEYVAITGPSGSGKSTLLHLLGLLDEPTTGELFFEGQPVSQMRRLDRVRATRIGFVFQAFHLISALTASENVQTPMFEGPLGPRERAAKAARLLEQVGLANRAHYLPLRLSAGERQRVAIARALANDPVLLLADEPTGNLDSQSGAEILDLFARFRGDADRTLVMITHDNLVAARADREIGLRDGRIVSDEPNR from the coding sequence ATGACCGCTGAAGCCATTATCCGCACCGAGCGTCTCGGCAAGACCTACCCTGATGGCAATGTTACCGCCGTCGCAGAAGTGAGCCTTCGCATCGCGCAGGGCGAGTATGTTGCCATTACTGGACCGAGCGGCAGCGGCAAGTCGACCTTGCTCCATTTGCTGGGGCTACTGGACGAACCGACAACGGGAGAGCTGTTCTTCGAGGGACAGCCTGTTTCCCAAATGCGACGGCTGGATCGCGTACGCGCAACGCGCATTGGCTTTGTCTTTCAAGCGTTTCATTTGATCTCGGCGTTAACGGCGAGCGAAAACGTGCAGACGCCGATGTTCGAGGGTCCGCTGGGGCCGCGCGAACGCGCAGCCAAGGCAGCGCGACTGCTTGAGCAGGTAGGACTGGCAAATCGCGCTCACTATCTGCCGCTACGACTGAGCGCGGGGGAGCGCCAGCGCGTGGCAATTGCCCGCGCGCTGGCCAACGATCCGGTGCTGCTGTTGGCGGATGAGCCAACGGGCAATCTCGATAGCCAGAGCGGCGCCGAGATTCTGGATTTGTTCGCCCGATTTCGCGGCGACGCCGATCGCACTCTGGTCATGATCACACATGACAACCTAGTTGCGGCGCGGGCTGATCGGGAGATCGGCTTACGCGACGGACGGATTGTGTCGGACGAGCCAAATCGCTAG
- a CDS encoding S49 family peptidase: MALLLLAAGCHHPIRVVTDSRVNVFGPSPQNLGPLMPMPVAGSSATTTRRIALIDVDGLLLNQDMTGLYSDGENPVALFREKLDAVSKDPCYAAVVLRINSPGGGVTASDMLRHDLQGFKARTGLPVVACLLDVGAGGAYYLATAADHVMVHPTSITGGIGVILNLYNLEDAMAQYNVAGVPVKAGEFIDLGTPIKAQTEDGRAILQRMAEEYHARFREMVLASRPQLRAAPPIVFDGRVFTAQQALSLKLVDSMGYLDDAVQIAGQMGGAPGAQVIVLHRRHDRARTPYDTTPNFPVQGGILPLSMPGLERSRLPTFLYLWQPEPTLERAAVGR; encoded by the coding sequence ATCGCGCTGCTCCTGCTGGCCGCTGGCTGCCATCATCCCATTCGCGTCGTCACCGATAGCCGCGTGAACGTCTTTGGCCCGTCGCCGCAGAATCTTGGGCCGCTGATGCCGATGCCGGTGGCGGGCAGTTCCGCCACCACCACGCGGCGCATCGCGTTGATCGACGTCGATGGCCTGCTACTCAATCAAGACATGACGGGACTATACAGCGACGGCGAAAACCCGGTTGCGCTGTTTCGAGAAAAGCTGGACGCCGTTAGCAAAGACCCCTGTTACGCCGCGGTTGTGCTGCGCATCAATAGCCCTGGCGGTGGTGTGACGGCATCGGACATGCTGCGCCATGATCTGCAAGGCTTTAAGGCGCGAACTGGACTGCCGGTTGTCGCCTGCCTGCTCGATGTGGGGGCGGGTGGGGCGTACTACCTGGCCACCGCCGCCGATCACGTGATGGTGCATCCCACGTCGATCACCGGCGGCATTGGCGTCATCTTGAATCTTTACAATCTCGAAGACGCCATGGCTCAATACAATGTGGCCGGTGTGCCCGTCAAAGCGGGGGAATTCATCGATCTCGGCACACCCATCAAGGCGCAGACCGAGGATGGTCGCGCCATCCTGCAGCGCATGGCCGAAGAGTATCACGCTCGTTTCCGCGAAATGGTGCTGGCTTCCCGACCACAGTTACGTGCGGCGCCACCCATCGTGTTCGACGGCCGTGTCTTCACGGCGCAGCAGGCTCTGTCACTGAAGCTGGTCGACTCCATGGGCTATCTCGACGATGCGGTGCAGATCGCTGGGCAAATGGGTGGCGCGCCGGGCGCACAGGTGATCGTCTTACATCGGCGTCACGACCGCGCACGCACTCCCTATGACACCACTCCCAACTTTCCGGTGCAGGGCGGCATCTTGCCCCTCAGTATGCCCGGGCTGGAACGCTCACGGCTGCCAACATTCCTCTATCTCTGGCAGCCAGAACCCACCTTGGAGCGAGCGGCCGTCGGCCGTTAG
- a CDS encoding HTH domain-containing protein, producing the protein MHQYERLLRISTLLVREPQSTFELADAFHVSQRTIFRDIALLRQMGMEVSYDPLDGVLRAKNHQFRDLFEGHGEALIHLLVCAYTSPLFQTSRTMWADLEMSLLSLLPRAERDFLLGLRECALGDAANEFNLSVIPSILSAAVEGTSIAIRWKEPGRGIALRTYLRDLEIEKRHSHWGVSAESSFHRRQHFFAFDDIQPMDEPIAATRCGLRPSLANGPPHARQAS; encoded by the coding sequence ATGCACCAGTACGAGCGGTTATTGCGGATTTCGACGTTGCTCGTTCGCGAACCACAATCGACGTTCGAACTAGCCGACGCCTTTCATGTTAGCCAGCGAACGATTTTCCGCGATATTGCGCTGCTACGGCAGATGGGCATGGAGGTTTCGTATGATCCGCTAGATGGCGTTCTGCGGGCAAAAAACCACCAATTTCGCGATCTTTTCGAGGGGCATGGCGAGGCTCTGATCCACTTATTGGTTTGCGCCTACACTTCGCCGTTGTTTCAAACCAGCCGAACCATGTGGGCTGACCTGGAAATGTCCCTGTTGTCGCTTCTGCCCCGAGCCGAGCGCGATTTCTTGCTCGGCCTGCGCGAGTGCGCGCTCGGTGATGCGGCCAATGAATTCAACTTGAGCGTCATCCCGAGTATCCTAAGTGCTGCGGTGGAAGGCACTTCTATCGCAATCCGCTGGAAGGAACCCGGCCGAGGCATTGCCCTGCGGACGTATTTGCGCGACCTGGAGATCGAAAAACGGCATTCTCACTGGGGGGTATCGGCCGAGTCTTCCTTTCACCGTCGCCAGCACTTTTTCGCGTTCGACGATATCCAGCCGATGGACGAACCGATCGCAGCGACTCGTTGCGGATTGCGCCCCTCGCTCGCCAATGGCCCGCCGCACGCGCGACAGGCAAGTTGA
- a CDS encoding protein kinase gives MAIVASDTQAEFDTQVSRSLRRKSEALDRAYDEYCDLIDAGNRVDPAEFCARFPSVRASLRRLLQVHSYLHSAAHDTAAEIWHGVAPGQEFHGFELLEELGRGRFGRVFLARENRLGDRQVVVKLTTGAEQEAKILGALAHPNIVPVHAVYADVEHGLSLICMPFLGRLTLCDVIDAVADHALGAPAEDSASIQRLLGLRSIGGSYEFHERIALLGAAMAEGLGHAHAQGVLHLDLKPSNVLLTSDGVPMLLDFNLAHQTDHVDLPLGGTLPYMSPEQLQAFAERGSRGAASIGPSCDIFALGVVLYELLTGDLPFSCEAATVDADAVAAQLSQQIQGRTSALERLRRATDRGLMEIVAKCLELDPAARFASAAEVAAALRRYLAPPQRLRRRVIAHKWRYGGFAALAVCAVTLVALLLALRPSFAERQFVRGTAAYRAGEFREAIRCFSRVLDDDPRSADTLLARGHAFQGLGDFSLAALDFYSARQLMTGGFPLACEAYCKGKLAQHETAIDFYQKAIASGFDTAVVYNNLGYEQIAVNQYDEAEQSLERAIQLDPRLAAAYVNRVRLAIRRYVRDADPVSQTEIDDLDRAIALCPDSAEVYWHGATLLIYAGWAEDHLDRSARLLARAIELGMPAPPLESNAHLTPILTHAAVLKASATAKPSSQGWRMATLIDPFAVHHLARH, from the coding sequence ATGGCCATCGTCGCTTCTGACACGCAGGCCGAGTTCGATACTCAGGTGTCGAGATCGCTGCGCCGGAAATCGGAGGCGCTCGATCGGGCCTATGACGAATACTGCGACCTGATCGACGCCGGCAATCGCGTCGATCCGGCGGAGTTTTGTGCGCGGTTTCCCAGTGTCCGCGCGTCGCTGCGGCGATTACTGCAAGTTCACTCGTACCTGCATAGCGCCGCGCATGACACAGCGGCGGAAATCTGGCATGGCGTTGCGCCCGGTCAAGAGTTTCACGGGTTTGAGTTGCTGGAGGAATTGGGGCGAGGGCGCTTCGGACGCGTGTTTCTCGCCCGCGAAAATCGACTGGGCGACCGGCAAGTGGTGGTCAAGCTGACCACCGGGGCGGAGCAGGAGGCGAAGATCCTCGGCGCCCTCGCGCATCCCAACATTGTGCCAGTGCATGCGGTGTATGCCGATGTCGAGCATGGGCTGTCGCTCATTTGCATGCCGTTTCTGGGACGGTTGACGCTCTGCGATGTGATCGACGCAGTGGCCGACCATGCATTGGGCGCCCCCGCGGAAGACAGCGCGTCGATTCAACGGTTGCTGGGGCTTCGATCGATTGGCGGTTCTTATGAATTTCACGAGCGAATTGCGCTCCTCGGCGCCGCGATGGCCGAAGGATTGGGCCATGCCCATGCGCAGGGGGTGCTGCATCTCGACCTCAAGCCCTCGAATGTGCTGTTGACGAGCGATGGCGTGCCGATGCTGCTCGATTTCAACTTGGCGCATCAGACCGACCACGTAGACCTGCCCCTTGGCGGCACATTGCCGTACATGTCGCCCGAACAACTTCAAGCATTCGCCGAGCGTGGGTCGCGCGGAGCGGCGAGCATTGGCCCAAGTTGCGACATCTTCGCGCTGGGCGTTGTGTTGTATGAACTGCTTACCGGAGACTTGCCATTCTCCTGCGAAGCCGCGACGGTCGACGCCGATGCGGTCGCCGCGCAGTTGTCGCAGCAGATTCAAGGACGAACCTCCGCATTGGAGCGGCTGCGCCGTGCCACCGATCGCGGATTGATGGAGATCGTCGCCAAGTGCTTGGAACTAGATCCCGCGGCGCGATTTGCGTCGGCCGCGGAGGTTGCGGCGGCACTCCGGCGGTATTTGGCGCCGCCGCAGCGCCTGCGCCGCCGCGTGATCGCCCACAAATGGCGCTATGGCGGTTTCGCTGCCCTGGCGGTGTGCGCTGTCACACTCGTTGCATTGTTGTTGGCTTTGCGTCCATCGTTCGCCGAACGTCAGTTCGTGCGCGGAACGGCCGCTTATCGCGCCGGCGAGTTTCGAGAGGCGATTCGCTGCTTCTCCCGGGTGCTGGACGATGATCCTCGTTCGGCGGATACGCTCTTGGCGAGAGGGCATGCGTTTCAAGGTCTGGGTGACTTCTCGCTGGCGGCGCTCGACTTTTATTCAGCGCGGCAGCTTATGACAGGTGGCTTCCCGCTCGCCTGCGAGGCCTACTGCAAAGGCAAGTTGGCGCAGCATGAGACGGCGATCGATTTCTACCAGAAGGCGATTGCGAGCGGATTTGACACAGCCGTGGTTTACAACAATCTCGGCTACGAACAGATCGCGGTGAACCAATACGACGAGGCAGAGCAATCGCTGGAACGAGCAATTCAACTCGATCCGCGACTCGCCGCGGCCTATGTGAATCGCGTACGCTTGGCGATCCGCCGATACGTGCGCGACGCCGATCCCGTGTCTCAAACTGAAATCGACGATCTGGATCGCGCGATCGCTCTGTGTCCAGACTCAGCGGAAGTCTATTGGCACGGCGCCACATTGTTGATTTACGCGGGCTGGGCGGAGGATCACCTGGACCGATCGGCGCGCTTGCTCGCCCGCGCTATTGAGCTAGGAATGCCAGCGCCACCCTTGGAATCCAACGCGCATCTCACGCCAATACTGACGCATGCGGCGGTATTGAAAGCCAGCGCGACGGCGAAGCCAAGTTCGCAAGGCTGGCGAATGGCGACTTTGATTGACCCATTCGCCGTCCATCATCTGGCCAGGCATTAG
- a CDS encoding endonuclease/exonuclease/phosphatase family protein, with translation MEVIRRLGQRSVSGGIWNGDTLLVTGHDDPVLFRLRVPQKEKLLELVATEPAPFAGQGIAVDPQTGGLVGIDRGQRQVVFAAAPQAQAENTPRQLRVLTYNIHHGEGLDRKLDLERIAKVISAADPDLVALQEVDREVGRTGRVDQPAELARLTNLRVAFGGNLALQGGDYGNAILSRLPILRQTNHRLPGVAGVEPRGVLEAAIQTPQADEPLLFYCTHFDHQSDEIRLKSAQAVCELVANVADRAAILAGDLNATPSSAVLKQLGLEWRVANADVLFTSPASKPRRQIDFVLYRPGGTWRVIETKVLDESVASDHRPLLAVFERR, from the coding sequence ATGGAGGTCATTCGCCGGTTGGGACAGCGCAGCGTCTCTGGTGGCATTTGGAATGGCGATACACTGCTCGTCACCGGTCACGACGATCCGGTGTTGTTTCGCTTGCGCGTGCCGCAGAAAGAGAAACTGCTTGAACTGGTTGCAACCGAGCCCGCGCCATTCGCCGGGCAGGGAATCGCCGTCGATCCACAGACGGGCGGATTGGTGGGAATCGATCGCGGTCAGCGGCAGGTGGTGTTTGCTGCAGCGCCGCAGGCGCAAGCCGAGAACACGCCAAGGCAATTGCGCGTGCTGACCTATAACATCCATCACGGTGAAGGCCTGGATCGCAAGCTCGATTTGGAACGCATCGCCAAAGTGATTAGCGCGGCCGATCCTGACCTCGTCGCGCTGCAAGAGGTCGATCGAGAAGTGGGCCGAACTGGTCGTGTGGATCAGCCGGCCGAGCTGGCCCGGCTGACCAATCTACGCGTGGCCTTCGGCGGCAATCTGGCTTTGCAAGGTGGCGACTACGGCAACGCGATCCTTTCTCGATTGCCGATCTTGCGACAAACGAATCATCGCTTGCCCGGTGTGGCTGGCGTCGAGCCACGTGGTGTGCTGGAAGCGGCCATTCAAACGCCACAGGCGGATGAGCCACTCTTGTTCTATTGCACGCATTTTGATCATCAGAGCGACGAAATACGGTTGAAATCGGCGCAGGCAGTTTGTGAACTTGTCGCAAATGTAGCCGACCGGGCAGCCATTTTGGCGGGCGACCTCAACGCGACCCCCAGTAGCGCCGTGCTCAAGCAACTAGGGCTGGAATGGCGCGTAGCCAATGCAGACGTCTTATTCACCAGTCCCGCTTCAAAACCGCGAAGGCAGATCGATTTTGTGCTTTACCGTCCGGGTGGAACTTGGCGGGTGATTGAGACGAAGGTGCTCGACGAAAGCGTGGCCTCGGACCACCGTCCGCTGTTGGCGGTTTTTGAACGGCGCTAG